Genomic window (Salvelinus fontinalis isolate EN_2023a chromosome 3, ASM2944872v1, whole genome shotgun sequence):
CATTTTTTCTGCTTTTAAGGGTGGAGGGATCATCGGAAACAACTATCTTGTAACATAAAAACTACTAGCTGTCagattgttgttttctgtttctctttctaAGAACGTGACAATAGGCGACCTGGACGAAGTCATCGagtgggtggtgtgtgtctccagtgaGGTGTTCCTCCCAGTGATGGCTCTGCACAGGACCTCCAGACCAGAGTCGTCAGACTCATTCCGCTGGGGGTCAGGTGTGCTCCAGATCATCTCTGAAAAGTTCCACCAGCGGAGTTCTGAGCCGAAGGGAAGGCTCCTGGGCGGGCAGCCGCCCACTCCCCCTTCTGAGACCGACAAGGAGCTTCAGGGCATAGCAGATCTGTCTGTGAGTAACATCCTGAAAAGGGCCCAGGAGGACCTCTTCTCTTCTGGTGAGGATGACCTGGAGAACACCCATCCAGGCATCACTCTGACCGAAGAGAAGCTCTCCAGCATCTTCTCAGAGCTGTTCAGGGGCGCATGCGAGAGTGCCCAGGAGGCCGCCGGACGCATCCACCACATGAGGTCTGGAAGAGGCAACAACAGCCGAAATGGGAGACGCCCTGGGTCACCAACAGAGTTGGGAGAACTGGGGTCAGTGAGGAGTCCCAAGGGAAGTGACGTCCATAAAGTCCTTAGCGAGGGGTCCGTCCCTGTCTTTGCCCTGTTTGGGGAGAGGCCAGGGGAAGTTGGGGAGACCAGCAGCCCTGCTGGGGAGATGGACGAGACCCAGACTGCCAGCACTCCCAGCATTCCCCGGTCTGGGCATGGCGGCAGAAGTTGTAGCCAGACCACCATTCCCACCACCGGCCACAGAGAGGCAGGAGTCACAGCCAGTAACATCTTTGATGTTATTGTTCATCTGGCGCACTCCGACACTGACCGGGAACTCCACCAGGAGTTCAGCAGTGAGGATGATGTTTCACTGAATGACATCATGGACATTAAGGCAGTGAAGCCCCTGGGGCAGATCCTGTCCTCATGGAGGCTGGTCAACAGGATCTTCAGGGGGAAGGTCCACTACTTTGGGAAGGAGCTCATCTGCAAGGTGTATCAGATGCTTCTGGACAGCGGTATGGGCAGGAGGCCAATGGCCCGCCAGAGCAGGTCCGAGCCCATCCTGAAAGACCTGGCTGCCAACCGTAGGCTCTCCAATGAATTCTTCACAGACGTGCTGTACATGTTCATCCAACGTGCCATTAAGAATCTGCTGGAGAACTTCTTGGGTCTGCCGACCACCCCACCAGGTAGAGACATTATGTGGAATAACAATTTCAACTGGATGTATAGGGACGGCTGGGGGAACACCCCCACATCCAGCGAGGAGGAGTTGTGGGACAGCGACTCCACCTGGTCAAGTGGGCTTGGGGAGGAGGAGTTGGCAGAGTCCCGTGGGAGGTGGGCCGCTCTGTTGGAGAAGGGCAGACTCCAGACCCTCCAGTCCTCCGGCTCcggctccctctccctctccgatgACAACAAGGAGGCACTAGGTTAGTTATTATGTTGTTTTTACCGTCTTTTGCACCCGCATATTCCCCTTCTTTCTTTTCCCTTATTGTCAGTAATTGTattttcattttctctctcctcttttttcttatttttctatACAGTGTTTGGAGACATTTTATGTGTGAAGTATTACTTTGAATCAATGTCAAATTCATTCTATAGAAGACCGGGTTTCTGCAGGTTTTCACTCCAcccttgattgatgaattaaggtcactgattagtaagaaactcctctcacctggttgtctaggtcttaattgaaaggaaaaaaataaaacccgcagacactcggccccccatggaatgagtttgacacccctgtattaaataaatgttgatttgactAGGGGCCGTCTGCCAGGTCCTGACCTCCAGGGAGGGAGACATCCTGAACAGTACCTGCAACAACGATTACAAGGCCAGGCTCATCATCCAGAAAGGTACACTTATAACCTGTTTTACCCATATGAACAgtaataacaatgtaataacCTGTGTAATAACCAGTGTATTACCATTATAGTAAATGTGCCAGATACTGCATAGTGTTATACATGAATGTGGCTTTGAACCATTTCAGAATATGAGTGTGTTTTCTTAGGATTGGATTCCGGTGCCAGGGAAAGGTTCCCTGACTCTCAATGTCCCTCTTCACCCGAAGAAGAGGAGGTAGTAGTGAGTGCCATGACTGTCTCATACCCTAAACCCTCCACCTCAACCCAGGCAGCATGGGCAGCTCCTGCCCAGACTCTGGATGTTTTTCTGCCCAGACCCTGCCTGGATGAAGAAGAGGTAGTGCCCAGCACCTCCATGAAGGACAACTCTGTGACGACCACCCATGCAGCACGGGCAGCTCCTTCCCAGACCCTGGAAGAAGAGGTGGGAGAAGCTGAGGTGTCCGACGTAAGTGACAGCTCCCTGATGCCCACCAAGGCCCTTGAGAAgattccctccctcctaccaggcaAGAATCTTATTGAAGAGGACATCCTCATTTGCAGCACTCCCTGGGCCACCGTCATAAGCCCCCAGACCCTGAAGTTTATCCTCCACGGCATCATGTGCCGACTGGAGGCCTCAGAGTCCCCCCAGACAAGGAGGGCCAATGACCCCTTCAGGCTGATGAAGGATCTCTTTCTGGAGGTCCGGCATGCCCTTAAGTATGCTGACATCTCTGTCGTCTTTGGCCTGGAGGAGAGCATCCAATTCATTGGGGAGGATGCGGTGAAGGCCATCGTGAAGACTGCAGCTCAAAGATTGTCCCTGCGTTCGGACTCCAACCGGGCTCAACTGCGTGCCGCACGCTCTGGTGGCGAGGGAGCCATCAGGTGCATGGCGGACACCATCACACAAGTCATAGATGACTATTCCGAGGACTGGAGTTCCGACTGCCATTTTGGAGCCAGGAGGAGCCGTGCTAGTGGGAGGTCACACTCCTCAACGTCCTCAAGGAGTGATATCACACTCACCGAGGAGCTCCTGGCCCGGAGGGAAACCCTTGAAGAGGACCTAGAGGAGATGGCTGATGACAGCACTGGTTTGGAGAAGACCATTGTAAGCTCAGCCATCTCTGAGAAGTCCCAGGTAATTAGCTAAATTTCTGAGAGCACCGAATCCATCAGCTGTGCCCTCTTAACAGACCTCGAGTACATCACCTCCACACATGTGAGACAGACAAGAACCAGTAGATCGTTTAGTTATTTGGGCTGTTTGATTGTGAGGCATCGACTcatatctgtttctctctctactaaGGAAAAGGAGaagcagaaggagaaggaagaggcTATTAAGGAAGAAGTGAGGAAGTCAGGAAAGAAGAAGCGAGGTAATAACAAGGACCAGAAGAAGAACAAGGTGTCTCCTCTTGGCAATGATAGTAAGTCCTCACTTCTTTTCAGTCAACATGTGCATCTGTCTTCAGCACACTATTGTAATGTAAGGACGGGAGACTATGATGAAATTATCAGGGTCTTATTCATTAGCCACTAAAGGGAAGAGAACAGACTAAAACAGAGAGGAACTTTCTTGAACTTGCCAATAACAAatgcttgtttttgttttctgtttcaaaacattttgctacTGTGTGCcttaatgaacacgaccctgatTTCATGCCCTGTTCTCTGTCACCTATTCAGGTACTATGGCTGCAGATGAGCCGAAGAAAAAACAGGCTCTCTTCCCGCGGATCACAGCTGCCCTGGCAAAactattttgcttcccctgcAAAAAAAGATGCAAAAAGTAACTATGCAGAGACGAGTTTTGGAAACCCTGATGCCACCTCCCCCAACCCACTTTCTAAAAAAACATCAGAGCCATCAGAAGAGGGAGACAACCCCCGCTACTCACAACCCATTTTATTACCACCCCCCCATTTTAACTTAATAAACACAACTTGCAGCTATTTTGATCttcttttttacttttttttacagACCCACCTGCATGCTATAGATTCTTAAGGTCAATTTGCTGTGTACTGTCTATAGTATCATTGTAATGAGTATGTTCACTGTGCCAgtcattatttttatttgttcctttatttaactaggcaagtcagtttagaacaaattcttattttcaatgatgacctaggaacattgggttaactgccttgttcaggggcagaacgacagattttttaggCTACCTGTCGCTATATAGGTATAGGCTAAATGCCCTAACCTAATTGCAATTTACATAATAAGAGTCACATTTTAATAATTCCCGCATTTTATCTTTCTTGAGAGGGAATACATCTCTAATACACTATGCTCAATACCATACAGTAAGAACACCACTGTATGCCGATGACACCTGCAAGCCCCGCCTCCCCGCAGAATAAAGAATAGACATGAGTGGATAATTGCGGTGTCACTACAAAGGATACCTTAATTAAGCCAATTCATTGGCTTTAGACATGTCAATCATGGCTGTGTTGTAATCtgattggtgtgtgtgtaccCCCTCAAGGCAAAAGGTGTAGAAACTGTGAAGCACTCCATTCTGTTTATGATTTCTATTTATGATTGACGCTGCTGTTTAAAGCTATTTTTTATGTCTGCCTTATTTGTATTATTACATAGTtggggaggacaggggagaaaGGGTGGACAGCTCCCTGTCCAGTAGTTGTAGCTGGTTATAGGTCTTCATGAGGAAGCGCCGACAGACGGACAGCTGTGCGAGTTCGCATTTTCTAATATAACAGCAGCACGAGCGATGGCTTCGGCGTAGCATTTCGTACTGTGTTTTTCATAAAGCGGTGAAGTCGACATTGTGAATGTTTTATTCTGTGCTAGTTTCGTGGTGTCCGTGTGTTGGCATGACATAGCAGCTACGAGCAAGAGCCGATTCGATTATGGGAACATTCAGGTAGGCATTGCTGTTTTATTCATAAATGTATTATTTACTGTTGTTCTTGTTATAATTGCATGTGTCACAGAAACATTTGTCATGCATGTAGATGGATCGAGCGAAGTTTACGTTTATGCTCCAAAACAAAGCACATAGACCCTGTGTATTGTTACATTGAGGAAGCCTTAATCTTCATCAGAGGTTACTCAGCGACAGCGGGGCTGATACTGCTCCATTTCTCTCTTGTCGAATTAATACAGTGGTCTTCATTTGCATATTTCCGGATGGCGAATAGGCCCCTCAAATGAAAGGGAAGGCAAGCGAAAAAGAAAATAGCCGAAATAGGCTACAACCCCGTTATTTTTCGGTAGGCTACTGTTTTACGCACAGAAATAAGAGGATACATTGTGGCCTCTTCCCCTGCGCGGCCTCAATTTCATATATCGTTTTACAATCGTTGCAATGTTTGAATGGCCTTCTTCTTGTCACATTGCACGGCAAGACATAGGCTTGAGCTGCCATTTGAATTGGTGACAGTTGCTGAAGCATCATCTGCAGCGCGAGAGCCTGTTGTACAGGTAGCAGCCATATGCATCAGCATATTGGCCTGAAATCCGGGCTAAGTGCCATCACACAAACATAAACTGAAACAGGCATAAACCCACGGAATTACATCCTCAGCCAGTTCTTTGTAGCCTATACAACGCAGGTTATTTGTCCTTCAGATGTATGCGTTTTGCTCGTGAAGGCATGCTACAGCCGTTACAATATTGTAGTCAGAAATGGATGTGCCTTGGGTTGGCTTTACTCAAATATAATGAGGGCGAAAGATCTCAAACATTAGCATGAATTGCAGCTAACATTTTATTATGGAAGGGGTATTATGGCTGACAATAAACAAGTGAAGTATTCTGCCCCAGGCGTCTGCATTCAGTCTCTTTTGGGGACTACTATTCAAGGAATAAATGACCTTGCATTTCAGACCAGTTATGGTTAATATTATAAACGGTGGAATAGAACAGACTAGAGACATGCACCACCAAGTGAAAGCGCTGGGTAGATTTCACCAGCACAGGGTGTGTTGAGTGAGAAATCAAGTCATTGCTTTTAGCCTTATCTAGGAAATGCACTCACCATACAGAGTGAAACACACGGGCTCTCAAGAAAACAATTATCTGATCTTCACACATCCCCATGACCTTGTTTTGAAAAGAAATGCTATACccgtttaccacacacacacgcagatggGGCATTTGAACATTACAGCTCAGTAAAAGTGACAGTTGGCATTCACACACAGCTGTGTAAACCTCACTTCTTTCTCATCATCCCTGCTACTTGCTGTTGCTACAGCAATCCATGCTGAGGTGAACTGTGACTGAATGGTAAGCTAATAGGCCTTTGTGATGTCAAATTAACAGTCTTTGTGTTTTACACCGGCTTGGCTGTGGCGTGCTTCTGCTGTACAAACTGCTGATTGCCACAATAAGGGCCGTGGTAGTAGGGGGGAGGGATATCATCTAGCTGTCCtgatgtctgtgtctgtctggattGCTGTCaggttctgtatgtctgtctctgcaTCTCTGACAGGTTCTATCTGTTCGTCACAATGACTCTTTCACTGTGGTTGGTTGGCTGTAGCGATCAGCAGAGGCCTGCCCTGTGCTAAAGGTTCCACTCCATTATCCTGCTGTGCTGCTGACGCTGAGATACTGGGAGCAACTCCATGACCTGCCATACCAAGCCTAAAACTCCAGTATCCTGCCCTACTGCAGCTACTACAAGCTCCCTTCTAGTCTGTTGTTCCTGTCATTTTGGTAGCACTTTACATTACAGCACGGAATCAAGCGGTAATAGAATGGTAACTAGTTAAAGTTACTCACAAAGCAAGCCATTATTTGCCCAGATACAGGATGCTACAGATCAGTATAACTGTATTGTTTCAGAGACATTACATACTAGAGGGGTgataatacaaaaacaacatggcAGTGTTTCCCCTAAAATTCTCCAAATGTCTTGGcatggggcccccattgattttgatatcatgtttgagtcactcagatacactatatatacaaaagtatgtggacaccacttcaaatctGTGGATCGAACATTTcagctgacagatgtataaaatcgagcacacagtcatgcaatctccatagacaaacgttggcagtagaatggccttactgtcaagttcagtgactttcaacgtggcactatcataggatgccacctttccaacaagtctgtttgtcaaatgtctgccctgctagagctgccctggtcaactgtaagtgctgttattgtgaattggaaacggctaggagcaacaacggctcagccacaaagtagtaggccacacaaacacacagaatggGACCGTTGAGTGTTGAAGCACGTAGTGCataaaaataatctgtcctcggttgcaacacttactaccgagttcccaactgtctctggaagcaacgtcagcataagAACTGTTCATCTAGAGCTTCGTGaaaggggtttccatggccgagcagccgcgcacaagcctaagatcaccatgcgcaatgccaagcattgacCAGAGTAGcgtaaagcttgctgccattggactctggagcagtggaaacgcattctctggagtgatgaatcacgctccaCTAGTTGGCAGACCgaaggacaaatctgggtttggcggaagcCAGGAGTACGCTACCTGCCacaatgcattgtgccaactaaagtttggaggaggaataatgaatggtctggggctgtttttcatggttcgggataggccccttagttccagtgaagggaaatcttaacgctacagcatacaatgacattctagatgattctgtgcttccaactttgtggcaacagtttggggaaggacctttcctgtttcaacatgacaatgcccccgtgcacaaagggagttccaaacagaaatggtttgttgaggttGGTGTGGAATAACTGGACtgccctgcacagagccctgaccttaaccccatcgaacagctttggaatgaattggaacgccaactgcgagccaggtccccgcaacaatgttccaatatcaagtggaaagccttcccagaagagtggaggctgttatagcagcaaagtggggaccaactctatattaatgctcatgattttgtaatgagatgtttgacaagcttttggtcatgtagtgtagcataATAACACAACATAAGACATAGCAGAATGTATAGAATTTCAGGAAACTAGCTTTAAAACTGTAAAATGTGTTCTcttccccatggcaaaatgtctaGAATTGCGAATAGCAGacaaatttgctttaaaacagcaacattttatcTCCGCTGCCATGGGAGGGCCTCTAAAAATGTTTGTCGGAGAAGGCGCCGTTGGTCACGCCCACTACCACGCCCCCCTATCTATTTCCCCACCTAGTCAGGTGAACAGGGCCTTGCCCTTTATTATGATAAACAAGCCTGGGCAACCatttcaccagagctgttgtcttGGTTGCACTTGTTTTCTAGGATCACTGGTGTCTGGTAATGTACAGGAATGATTCACCTCAGTTCACAGTTCACTCTCTCTGGGAGTATAATTAACGTCACCGCTCTATTGGCCCATTCCACTGTGTGTGGTAAACTATCCAGACCTGTTCTGAAACCCCAGAGGGAGGTTTCATATGGCTTTAAAATAGAGCTGAATGAACACACAATCAACTGGTGACACAATGTCCCGTGGCTATTGTACTAAAGTGGCATAGGTGTGCCAGTAATAGGTCAGATGGTTTCTGTTTGATGCCGCACTAACTATACTGGCCCCAGATCAGTTTGGATCAGTGCCCCAGAAAAGGGGATCTGGTTGGTTCATCTACTGTGGGAAAGTGAGGCTTAAACCAATCCCACGGACATCCCATGTATCGtttatgtgtgtattttctgttaATGCCTAGGAAAATGCAAGGGCACCCTGGGTTATGTTGGTGTACAGTGTTTAATCTGTTTGTAATCTGTTTGAGGATGACGCAGCAGTGCTGGTGATCCTTTTAATCTGTATCTTATTGAATCACCTGATCAGGGTCAGATTGGCCTAGCCCCCCTCTGACAAAACACTCACTACCATTGCAGAATAAATTATTAGTCACATTGCATTGCTTTTGAATTCGTTTGGAGGGAGGATGGTGGAAATGTGTATTTTAAAGCCATGTTGCCCTTGGTATTCATGGAAATGTGATTATCAGGAGGGCGCTTATAGCTAAACTAGGAATTCAGGAAGCAATTCTTGTTCTGAATGTGCTTACGTTTAGGGAACTTGGGTAGTCTGAGGGAGCTTCACTGGATGACATGTCATTCTAATTAGCCCAAATGTGTCTGGTCATCATTCAAGTTTACCGTCAAAGCAACTTATTCATTAGATTCATCTCGATTCTAGATAACATCTGCTGTACCTCCCCTAGTCATGGCCGATATAATGAATGTATATATAATTCACTTTGTCAAGGAAGGTCATGTGGAGACCAGGCTGTCATTGCCATGACGATTTTGGATGACTAGGGGAGGTCAAGCATATTAGAGACAATGGTTAATATGCAGCCATTACAGAATCAGAGGGAATATGTCAACAACAGTGACGTTAGAAGAGCACAGGGTTCATAATACTAACCCTAGACACCAGAGTGGGAGAAGAACTGGGCActacatagtggactacttttgaccagggcccattcccAGGTAGCACACTATATAGATCACAGGTTGCCATTTTGGATGCTGCCAGTCGCATGCACTTGGATGTTGTGGCGTTGAGGAACAAGCCACGTGTCagcggacagaagggaacaaagctATAAATGAGATGTAGCAACAGCGAGGTTAGGGCGTACAGGAGGTAGGACTGGGGGTTTAGCGTGGGGGCTGCCCTTGATGTCAAGCATGGCCTGAGggggaggcacaggacgtacaaggagggagagaggggaagggatggGTGGATTAGGGGTTCGGGGGGAGAAATGGGGGATAGAGAGGGTTGGTAGTTGGAGGTACAATAGGTCTGTCTGTTGCTGTGGACAGTGGAAGCGAGGATAGGATGCGCTGAGGCGCACACACAATGTGATAATTGTGCACGTGGATAGCGGTTTACATACAAACTCGTGCATAGGCACAACACAGTGCTCACATTGAAGCTGCCccatttttttgttgtcctacCGTTACCCTTAGAGAGATTTAATGCACTGATAGCCAGAGCAGCAATTGTCCCACATATTGCTGTAGTCTAGCATGACTCACAGAGTTTGAATTACAGCCTGGCTTTAATGACATTACTGTATACCCCCTCTGGTGTACATCCAACTGTAGCTGGACTGGAATGATTCCTGGTGAGATGACACATGGGGATGCCAGTAATTTAGGGGATTTGTTTTCAGAAGGAGACTAGTGTTATATTTTCAGAGATGTTAAGGTTATTTCTTGCATTGGTTTCTTAAAAggtaactacagttgaagtcggaaatttatatacaccttagccaaatacatttaaactcagtttttcacaattcctgacatttaattctagtaaaaattccctgtcttaggtcagttaggatcaccactttattttaagaatgtgaaatttccgaataatagtagagagaattatttatttcagcttttatttctttcatcacattcctagtgggtcagatgttttacatacactgaattagtatttggtagcgttgcccttaaattgtttaacttgggtcacacaataagttgggtgaattttggcccgttcttcctgacagagctggtgtaactgagtcagatttgtaggcctccttgctcgcatatgctttttcagttctacccatacattttctaaaggattgaggtcagggttttgtgatactttgactttgttgcccttaagccattttgccacaactttggaagtatgcttggggtcattgtccatttggaagcctCATTTGCAACCtagcttaaacttcctgactgatgtcttgagatgttgctcaatatagccacatcattttccgtccttatgaagccatctattttgtgaagtacactagtccctcctgcagcaaagcatccccacaacatgatgccgccacccctgcttcacggttgggatggtgttcttcggcttgcaagcctcccatttttcctccaaacataacaatggtcattatggccaaacagttctatttttgtttcatcagaccagaggacatttctccaaaaagtacgatctttgtccccatgtgcagttgcaaaccatagtctggcttttttatgcagctttggagcagtggcttcttccttgctgagcggcctttcaggttatgtcgatataggacttgttttactgtggatatagatacttttgtaccggtttcctccagcatattcacaaggtcctctgctgttgttctgggattgatttgcactttttgcatcaaagtacgttcatctctaggagacagaatgagtctccttcctgagaggtatgacggctgcgtggtcccatggtgtttatacttgcgtactattgtttgtacagatgaacgtggtaccttcaggcgtttggaaattgctcccaaggatgtaccagaattgtggaggtctatatttttttttctggggtcttggctgatttctttaaattttcccatgatgtcaagcaaagaggcactgcgtttgaaggtaggccttgaaatacatccacaggtacacctccaattgactcaatgatgccaattagcctatcagaagcttctaaagccatgacttaattatctggaattttccaagctgtttaaaggcacagtcaacttagtgtatgtaaacatctgacccactggaattgtgatttaagtgaaataatctgtctgtcaacaattgatggaaaatgacttgtgtcatgcacaaagtagatgtcctaaccgacttgccaaaactatagtttgttaacatgaaatttgtggagtggttgaaaaatttgttttaatgactccaacctaagtgaatgtaaacttccgacttcaactgtatatgcatttcCATCGTCACAGTGAGCAGTCGTGAGAAATATCAAGGGTTAAAGTTCAGTATTTCTAGTGTCATAAGATTAGCTTTGATAAAATTAGGCTACACATGAACAACTTTTCTCTGTTGCTATTGTTACATTGTTTTGGAGGAACTAGCTACATGTCATTTTGAGGGAGTATTGTGATGGTTTCGGGACACCCGTTTTCCTGAGCCGCTGCTCTTCTTCTGATGCAATTGGTCTCATGCTAGTTAATGGCTGTTTTGATTGGCCTCTCCCAGCACATGAATGGTGTCcttgtccctccatccctctgcagTTTTTTCCCTTCAAACAATcttttttctcttcttctttgGGCAGTTCTTCTGTTTTCCTTGTTGTCGTGCTTCAGTAGACGTGTGTATCAGTGTGACTATGGCTGATATTAAAACagctagggtgtgtgtgtgtgtgtgtgtgttgtagtcatAGAGCTGTTCAGCATTCCGATGATGGCTAGCCCATTCCCCTCATCTCACTTGCAGATGTGCATAAGCCCTACATTCGGGGATTCCATTTGTCAAATGTATGCTGAATTACCCTCGGCTTGGGTTtaggcctctctctcctctccctctatgtgGATTGGGGCCACCAGCTCGGCTTACCCAGTAATAGCGCTCCCAAACATGATGCAGGCCAGGGCTGTACTTCTGTCC
Coding sequences:
- the LOC129837018 gene encoding uncharacterized protein LOC129837018 isoform X1 yields the protein MNVTIGDLDEVIEWVVCVSSEVFLPVMALHRTSRPESSDSFRWGSGVLQIISEKFHQRSSEPKGRLLGGQPPTPPSETDKELQGIADLSVSNILKRAQEDLFSSGEDDLENTHPGITLTEEKLSSIFSELFRGACESAQEAAGRIHHMRSGRGNNSRNGRRPGSPTELGELGSVRSPKGSDVHKVLSEGSVPVFALFGERPGEVGETSSPAGEMDETQTASTPSIPRSGHGGRSCSQTTIPTTGHREAGVTASNIFDVIVHLAHSDTDRELHQEFSSEDDVSLNDIMDIKAVKPLGQILSSWRLVNRIFRGKVHYFGKELICKVYQMLLDSGMGRRPMARQSRSEPILKDLAANRRLSNEFFTDVLYMFIQRAIKNLLENFLGLPTTPPGRDIMWNNNFNWMYRDGWGNTPTSSEEELWDSDSTWSSGLGEEELAESRGRWAALLEKGRLQTLQSSGSGSLSLSDDNKEALGAVCQVLTSREGDILNSTCNNDYKARLIIQKGLDSGARERFPDSQCPSSPEEEEVVVSAMTVSYPKPSTSTQAAWAAPAQTLDVFLPRPCLDEEEVVPSTSMKDNSVTTTHAARAAPSQTLEEEVGEAEVSDVSDSSLMPTKALEKIPSLLPGKNLIEEDILICSTPWATVISPQTLKFILHGIMCRLEASESPQTRRANDPFRLMKDLFLEVRHALKYADISVVFGLEESIQFIGEDAVKAIVKTAAQRLSLRSDSNRAQLRAARSGGEGAIRCMADTITQVIDDYSEDWSSDCHFGARRSRASGRSHSSTSSRSDITLTEELLARRETLEEDLEEMADDSTGLEKTIVSSAISEKSQEKEKQKEKEEAIKEEVRKSGKKKRGNNKDQKKNKVSPLGNDSTMAADEPKKKQALFPRITAALAKLFCFPCKKRCKK
- the LOC129837018 gene encoding uncharacterized protein LOC129837018 isoform X2, whose amino-acid sequence is MNVTIGDLDEVIEWVVCVSSEVFLPVMALHRTSRPESSDSFRWGSGVLQIISEKFHQRSSEPKGRLLGGQPPTPPSETDKELQGIADLSVSNILKRAQEDLFSSGEDDLENTHPGITLTEEKLSSIQEAAGRIHHMRSGRGNNSRNGRRPGSPTELGELGSVRSPKGSDVHKVLSEGSVPVFALFGERPGEVGETSSPAGEMDETQTASTPSIPRSGHGGRSCSQTTIPTTGHREAGVTASNIFDVIVHLAHSDTDRELHQEFSSEDDVSLNDIMDIKAVKPLGQILSSWRLVNRIFRGKVHYFGKELICKVYQMLLDSGMGRRPMARQSRSEPILKDLAANRRLSNEFFTDVLYMFIQRAIKNLLENFLGLPTTPPGRDIMWNNNFNWMYRDGWGNTPTSSEEELWDSDSTWSSGLGEEELAESRGRWAALLEKGRLQTLQSSGSGSLSLSDDNKEALGAVCQVLTSREGDILNSTCNNDYKARLIIQKGLDSGARERFPDSQCPSSPEEEEVVVSAMTVSYPKPSTSTQAAWAAPAQTLDVFLPRPCLDEEEVVPSTSMKDNSVTTTHAARAAPSQTLEEEVGEAEVSDVSDSSLMPTKALEKIPSLLPGKNLIEEDILICSTPWATVISPQTLKFILHGIMCRLEASESPQTRRANDPFRLMKDLFLEVRHALKYADISVVFGLEESIQFIGEDAVKAIVKTAAQRLSLRSDSNRAQLRAARSGGEGAIRCMADTITQVIDDYSEDWSSDCHFGARRSRASGRSHSSTSSRSDITLTEELLARRETLEEDLEEMADDSTGLEKTIVSSAISEKSQEKEKQKEKEEAIKEEVRKSGKKKRGNNKDQKKNKVSPLGNDSTMAADEPKKKQALFPRITAALAKLFCFPCKKRCKK
- the LOC129837018 gene encoding uncharacterized protein LOC129837018 isoform X3 — encoded protein: MNVTIGDLDEVIEWVVCVSSEVFLPVMALHRTSRPESSDSFRWGSGVLQIISEKFHQRSSEPKGRLLGGQPPTPPSETDKELQGIADLSVSNILKRAQEDLFSSGEDDLENTHPGITLTEEKLSSIFSELFRGACESAQEAAGRIHHMRSGRGNNSRNGRRPGSPTELGELGSVRSPKGSDVHKVLSEGSVPVFALFGERPGEVGETSSPAGEMDETQTASTPSIPRSGHGGRSCSQTTIPTTGHREAGVTASNIFDVIVHLAHSDTDRELHQEFSSEDDVSLNDIMDIKAVKPLGQILSSWRLVNRIFRGKVHYFGKELICKVYQMLLDSGMGRRPMARQSRSEPILKDLAANRRLSNEFFTDVLYMFIQRAIKNLLENFLGLPTTPPGRDIMWNNNFNWMYRDGWGNTPTSSEEELWDSDSTWSSGLGEEELAESRGRWAALLEKGRLQTLQSSGSGSLSLSDDNKEALGAVCQVLTSREGDILNSTCNNDYKARLIIQKGLDSGARERFPDSQCPSSPEEEEVVVSAMTVSYPKPSTSTQAAWAAPAQTLDVFLPRPCLDEEEVVPSTSMKDNSVTTTHAARAAPSQTLEEEVGEAEVSDVSDSSLMPTKALEKIPSLLPGKNLIEEDILICSTPWATVISPQTLKFILHGIMCRLEASESPQTRRANDPFRLMKDLFLEVRHALKYADISVVFGLEESIQFIGEDAVKAIVKTAAQRLSLRSDSNRAQLRAARSGGEGAIRCMADTITQVIDDYSEDWSSDCHFGARRSRASGRSHSSTSSRSDITLTEELLARRETLEEDLEEMADDSTGLEKTIVSSAISEKSQEKEKQKEKEEAIKEEVRKSGKKKRGTMAADEPKKKQALFPRITAALAKLFCFPCKKRCKK